A genomic region of Desulfosarcina ovata subsp. ovata contains the following coding sequences:
- a CDS encoding sensor histidine kinase encodes MPVRGIKNRVFFQFWMFFLIALLLNQFLVFLTVLEIGIARMIDQNRLTLQVICGSLNSNFIVSNKMVVNKHAPDEEEEAAARYYFADQIMSGTLNDEAHQKDDLQTAVHLTLNDYKPRTIRTGKTFGMLFPRAKSAILTTTIERDGHIVGAGGVEIPLTFLYRDLRKLQKVSFIFILITSFFFALFGNRQLSRIYFRPLQRLAKKAESYDDQDELFFSVRKEDNDFSILSSALNKMLQRIVENKAALEKTIGSLQAANKELKKAQNDIIRAEKLATVGRLTSGIAHEIGNPIGIVLGYLDLLKQSDLTGEERNDFINRSENEITRINSIIRQLLDMSRSAAGEEKTMSVHQLMDELIGVFKYQPAAKNICFESLFYADNDFVHGDPEQIRQVFLNIMINAIDAVNADPVNPGIIQLITSNGADDQENNDHQSPQSLQVTVKDNGPGIAPSHLDHLFDPFFTTKEPGKGTGLGLSVSAMIVDRLGGTLAAVSEDGGGSCFCLTLPLSTDTIKK; translated from the coding sequence ATGCCTGTCCGTGGTATTAAAAACCGCGTTTTCTTCCAGTTTTGGATGTTCTTCCTTATCGCTCTTTTGCTGAATCAATTCCTGGTGTTCTTGACCGTTTTAGAAATTGGCATTGCCAGGATGATCGATCAGAATCGGTTAACCCTGCAAGTCATCTGTGGAAGTTTGAACTCCAACTTTATCGTAAGTAACAAAATGGTTGTCAATAAACATGCTCCAGACGAGGAGGAGGAGGCGGCCGCACGCTATTATTTTGCTGATCAAATAATGTCTGGGACGCTTAATGATGAAGCCCATCAAAAAGACGATCTTCAAACTGCGGTCCATCTGACACTAAACGATTATAAACCGCGAACCATTCGTACCGGAAAAACATTTGGAATGCTTTTCCCGCGGGCGAAGAGTGCTATCCTTACAACAACCATAGAAAGAGACGGGCACATTGTTGGTGCCGGCGGCGTTGAGATCCCTCTGACGTTCCTCTATCGTGATTTGAGAAAACTACAAAAAGTCAGCTTTATATTTATTTTGATTACCAGCTTTTTCTTTGCCCTTTTTGGTAACCGGCAACTGAGCCGGATCTACTTTCGGCCCCTGCAGCGTCTTGCAAAAAAAGCGGAATCTTACGATGATCAGGATGAGCTTTTTTTCTCAGTAAGAAAAGAGGATAATGACTTTTCAATTCTCTCCTCAGCATTGAATAAAATGCTGCAGCGCATCGTTGAAAATAAAGCCGCGTTGGAAAAAACTATTGGATCATTGCAGGCGGCCAACAAAGAGCTGAAAAAGGCTCAGAACGATATTATCCGAGCTGAAAAGCTGGCCACCGTCGGACGTTTGACGTCTGGAATTGCTCACGAGATTGGAAATCCCATCGGGATTGTGCTCGGGTATCTCGATTTGCTCAAACAATCCGACCTGACAGGGGAAGAACGCAATGATTTTATCAATCGTTCGGAAAATGAAATAACTCGAATTAACAGTATAATCAGGCAATTGCTGGATATGTCGCGCTCAGCGGCCGGGGAAGAAAAAACGATGTCCGTCCATCAACTGATGGATGAATTGATCGGTGTTTTTAAATATCAGCCTGCGGCTAAAAATATTTGCTTCGAATCCTTGTTTTATGCCGATAATGATTTCGTGCATGGCGATCCCGAACAGATTCGGCAGGTTTTTTTAAATATTATGATCAATGCCATTGATGCCGTCAATGCTGACCCGGTCAATCCGGGGATAATCCAATTGATCACCAGCAATGGGGCAGACGATCAAGAAAACAATGACCATCAAAGTCCGCAATCCCTCCAGGTGACGGTCAAGGACAATGGCCCCGGTATCGCCCCCTCTCATTTGGATCATCTTTTTGATCCGTTTTTCACCACCAAGGAACCCGGGAAGGGAACCGGATTAGGTCTCAGTGTATCAGCGATGATTGTTGACAGGCTCGGGGGGACATTGGCGGCGGTGAGTGAGGACGGCGGTGGGAGCTGCTTTTGTCTGACCTTGCCGCTATCAACAGATACAATCAAAAAATAA
- a CDS encoding sigma-54-dependent transcriptional regulator produces MPEPEARKKAILIIDDEENMRHMLQSMLRRYGYLIETAEDGVQGLDKIGQQRFDFVLCDIKMPRMDGMTFLKASREHLQNTTVIMMSAYGSIDLAIEAMKLGAYDFISKPFKNEEIRLTLKKAEERERLKSENLQLKDKIQRIAGSLSFGNMVGKSPAMQQVFSMALKVARFDSTVLITGESGTGKELIAQGIHQESERRSGPIIPVNCASIPESLMESELFGHAKGAFTGADKDKKGLFEMAQEGTLFLDEIGEIPFSLQPKLLRVLQEGEVRPVGGTKSKSIDVRVIAATSRDLGKEIAAGHFREDLFYRLNVVPIVLPPLRQRTDDIPRLCRFFINRFNESLNTRIENISSAAMAALMRHDWPGNVRELENAIERAIVLAEGHTLEADNFFGGTTSTADSHPGEDEDAGDGGFSLKVAKARLEARMIRKALAATEGNRTHAAGLLEISHPSLLSKMKLYGIK; encoded by the coding sequence ATGCCAGAGCCTGAAGCCCGGAAAAAGGCCATTCTGATCATTGATGATGAGGAAAACATGCGTCACATGCTTCAGTCCATGTTACGCCGATACGGATACCTTATCGAAACCGCGGAAGATGGCGTCCAAGGATTGGATAAAATTGGACAGCAGCGTTTTGATTTTGTGCTTTGCGACATTAAAATGCCACGCATGGACGGCATGACTTTTCTCAAGGCATCCCGCGAACATCTGCAGAACACAACCGTCATCATGATGTCTGCTTACGGCAGTATCGACCTGGCGATTGAAGCCATGAAGCTTGGTGCCTACGATTTCATTTCCAAGCCCTTTAAAAATGAAGAGATCCGATTAACCCTGAAAAAGGCGGAAGAGCGCGAACGCTTAAAGTCGGAGAACCTTCAACTCAAAGATAAAATTCAGCGGATCGCTGGCAGCCTCTCTTTTGGAAACATGGTTGGCAAAAGCCCGGCCATGCAACAGGTCTTCTCCATGGCCTTGAAGGTGGCGCGTTTTGACAGCACCGTTTTGATTACCGGTGAGAGTGGCACTGGAAAAGAACTGATCGCACAAGGCATTCATCAGGAGAGTGAGCGCAGGAGCGGACCCATCATTCCGGTAAACTGTGCCTCTATTCCGGAAAGCCTGATGGAGAGCGAACTGTTCGGGCATGCCAAAGGCGCATTTACCGGTGCGGACAAAGACAAAAAAGGGCTGTTTGAAATGGCCCAGGAGGGAACCCTTTTTCTCGATGAGATCGGGGAAATCCCATTTTCATTGCAACCCAAGCTGTTGCGTGTGTTACAGGAAGGGGAGGTCCGTCCAGTGGGGGGCACAAAATCCAAATCCATTGATGTGCGCGTGATTGCCGCCACTTCCAGGGATCTTGGAAAGGAGATTGCTGCCGGTCACTTCAGGGAAGATCTGTTCTACCGGCTCAACGTGGTCCCTATTGTTTTGCCGCCGCTTCGGCAGCGGACGGATGATATCCCCCGGTTGTGCCGGTTTTTTATCAATCGTTTCAACGAATCCCTGAACACGCGGATAGAAAATATATCATCCGCTGCCATGGCTGCCCTCATGCGGCATGATTGGCCCGGCAACGTCCGTGAACTGGAAAACGCCATTGAGCGGGCCATTGTGCTGGCCGAGGGGCATACGCTCGAGGCCGACAACTTTTTTGGGGGAACCACTTCGACGGCCGATTCGCATCCAGGAGAAGATGAAGACGCCGGTGACGGCGGTTTTTCGCTGAAAGTGGCCAAGGCCAGACTGGAAGCGCGGATGATCCGCAAGGCGCTGGCCGCAACCGAAGGCAATCGCACCCATGCAGCCGGCTTGTTGGAAATCAGCCACCCGTCTTTGTTGAGTAAGATGAAGCTTTACGGCATCAAATAA
- a CDS encoding amino acid ABC transporter substrate-binding protein, whose translation MKRFSFVLALFAVFSMVCSASAGTLDDVKSKGFIQVGVNGDVFGFGKPDEKGVWKGLDVDTGRAIAAAVFGDASKIKFIPLTAVTRFTALQSGEIDVLCRNATRTLSRETALGLNFVQVNYYDGQGFLVPKSLGVKSAKELDGASVCVLPGTTTELNAADYFRSNGIKMKPVVIENTAELAKTFFAGRCDCLTSDASQLAGTRAVAPNPDDYMILPQIISKEPLAPAVRHGDDQWYDIVNLSVLAMINAEELGITSKNVDEMLKSANPKIQRFLGVTPGNGKALGLDEKFAYNIVKQVGNYGEVFERNVGKDTPLKIERGLNALWTNGGLMYSPPFK comes from the coding sequence ATGAAACGATTTAGTTTTGTATTGGCGCTTTTTGCAGTTTTCTCGATGGTTTGCTCCGCATCGGCCGGCACGCTGGATGACGTTAAATCAAAAGGCTTCATACAGGTTGGCGTTAACGGCGATGTATTCGGCTTTGGCAAGCCGGATGAAAAAGGCGTCTGGAAAGGCCTTGACGTTGACACCGGGCGCGCCATTGCCGCGGCCGTATTTGGCGATGCCAGCAAAATCAAGTTCATTCCGCTGACGGCGGTAACCCGGTTTACCGCCCTGCAGTCCGGTGAAATCGATGTCCTCTGCCGCAACGCTACCCGTACACTCAGTCGCGAAACAGCACTGGGGCTCAACTTCGTGCAGGTCAACTATTACGATGGCCAGGGATTCTTGGTACCCAAGTCTCTGGGCGTGAAAAGCGCCAAGGAACTGGATGGCGCCTCGGTTTGCGTGCTTCCCGGCACCACCACCGAACTCAATGCGGCGGACTATTTTCGTTCCAACGGCATTAAGATGAAACCGGTGGTGATCGAAAACACCGCGGAATTGGCCAAAACCTTCTTTGCCGGTCGCTGCGACTGCCTGACTTCGGACGCTTCCCAGTTGGCCGGTACCCGTGCCGTGGCACCCAATCCCGATGACTATATGATTTTACCCCAGATTATCTCCAAGGAGCCGTTGGCGCCTGCCGTTCGCCATGGCGACGATCAGTGGTACGATATCGTCAATTTATCGGTGCTGGCCATGATTAACGCCGAGGAACTGGGCATCACCTCGAAAAACGTTGACGAGATGCTAAAGAGCGCCAATCCCAAGATCCAGCGTTTTTTGGGCGTCACCCCCGGAAATGGCAAGGCGCTCGGCTTGGATGAAAAATTTGCTTACAACATTGTCAAACAGGTGGGCAATTACGGTGAGGTATTCGAACGCAACGTCGGTAAGGATACGCCACTCAAGATCGAGCGTGGTCTGAATGCCCTGTGGACCAATGGCGGCTTGATGTACTCCCCGCCGTTCAAGTAA
- a CDS encoding amino acid ABC transporter permease, translated as MQKIDIGDEKIPLLNDPAKRSLIYQVGVVLMVAALGYYLISNTLANLDRQSIATGFGFLEKESSFEIGESLIEYSAADNYARALLVGVLNTLKVSFVGIVLTVILGTLIGVARLSTNWLVSRLAAIYIELLQDIPVLLQLFFWYAFFYEMLPSPRQALNPVTGLFLCNRGMIFGVPAAHPAWAWMGWAFLVACVLAWLLRRWAMQRLFKTGKPFPIFWTSLGVLLGLPFFVWLLAGAPTAMDLPHLRGFNFQGGMSISPEFTALLLGLVLYTAAFVAEIVRAGIQSVNKGQTEAAKALGLKTGKVLSLVILPQALRVIIPPLTSQMLNLTKNSSLAVAIGYPDFVSVANTTINQTGQAIEGVAMIMAVYLCLSLLTSVFMNWYNKKMALVER; from the coding sequence ATGCAAAAGATCGATATCGGGGATGAGAAAATTCCCCTGCTCAACGACCCTGCCAAACGATCACTGATTTATCAGGTGGGGGTGGTGCTGATGGTGGCGGCGTTGGGTTACTATCTGATATCCAACACGCTGGCCAACCTTGATCGGCAGTCCATCGCCACCGGTTTCGGATTTCTCGAAAAAGAGAGTTCCTTTGAAATCGGTGAATCCCTAATCGAATACTCCGCTGCCGATAATTACGCCCGGGCGCTTTTGGTGGGCGTTCTCAATACACTGAAAGTCTCTTTTGTCGGCATCGTGCTGACCGTCATTCTGGGTACCTTGATCGGTGTCGCCAGGCTTTCCACAAACTGGCTGGTTTCCCGGCTGGCGGCCATCTACATAGAACTGCTTCAGGATATTCCCGTTCTGCTGCAACTTTTTTTCTGGTATGCCTTTTTCTATGAGATGCTGCCATCGCCGCGCCAGGCCCTCAACCCGGTCACCGGCCTTTTTTTATGTAACCGCGGTATGATTTTTGGCGTGCCGGCTGCCCACCCGGCCTGGGCCTGGATGGGATGGGCTTTTCTGGTGGCCTGCGTGCTGGCATGGTTGCTCCGGCGGTGGGCGATGCAGCGTCTGTTCAAAACCGGTAAACCCTTTCCGATTTTTTGGACTTCCCTGGGGGTGCTGCTGGGGTTGCCATTTTTTGTGTGGCTGCTGGCCGGCGCACCAACGGCCATGGACCTGCCGCATTTGCGGGGTTTCAATTTCCAGGGCGGGATGAGCATCAGCCCCGAGTTCACTGCTCTGCTGTTGGGACTGGTATTGTATACGGCGGCTTTTGTGGCCGAGATCGTTCGCGCCGGCATTCAGTCGGTCAACAAGGGACAGACGGAGGCGGCCAAGGCGCTGGGACTAAAGACCGGAAAAGTGCTGAGCCTGGTGATTTTGCCCCAGGCGCTGAGGGTCATCATTCCGCCGCTGACCAGCCAGATGTTGAATCTGACCAAAAACAGTTCCCTGGCAGTGGCCATCGGCTATCCCGATTTTGTTTCCGTGGCCAATACCACGATCAATCAGACCGGACAGGCAATTGAGGGGGTGGCCATGATCATGGCGGTCTACCTGTGCCTCAGCCTGCTGACTTCGGTGTTCATGAACTGGTACAACAAGAAAATGGCATTGGTTGAACGATGA
- a CDS encoding amino acid ABC transporter permease codes for MTVYEYDDQIAEMKPPATSVGVLGWMRHNLFNGWFNTVLTIMVAALLIQTVPPLVKWALLESHWLPSGEACLNGQGACWSVITANLRFIIFGFYPHDLQWRPFLAMVILVALLFYSRNRDHWRKILGWGWLVGLAVMGVLLRGGLFGLSVVESTQWGGLPLTLLLSVFGLTAAYPLGILLALGRASHMKAVKALCVVYIELIRGVPLISLLFMSSVIFPLFLPEGVTVNKILRAQAAIIFFTAAYIAEVVRGGLQAIPKGQYEAADSLGLNYVQTMRLIILPQALKIVIPPSVSILISAFKDTSLVVIIALYDLLKTTKSVLSDPKWMGFSAEAYIFLALVYFLCCYFMSNYSRRLERELDTGF; via the coding sequence ATGACCGTCTACGAATACGACGACCAGATTGCGGAAATGAAACCACCGGCAACATCGGTGGGCGTGCTGGGTTGGATGCGCCACAATCTTTTCAATGGATGGTTCAACACGGTGCTGACGATCATGGTCGCTGCCCTTCTGATACAAACGGTTCCGCCACTAGTAAAATGGGCGCTTCTGGAAAGCCACTGGCTGCCATCCGGTGAGGCGTGCCTGAACGGGCAGGGCGCCTGCTGGTCGGTTATTACCGCCAACCTGCGGTTTATTATCTTCGGTTTCTATCCGCACGATCTGCAGTGGCGTCCGTTTTTGGCCATGGTTATTCTTGTGGCGCTGCTTTTCTACAGCCGGAACCGCGATCACTGGCGCAAGATTCTCGGATGGGGCTGGCTGGTGGGACTGGCCGTCATGGGTGTATTGCTCAGAGGGGGGCTGTTCGGGCTGAGCGTTGTGGAGAGCACGCAGTGGGGTGGCCTGCCGTTGACACTGCTGCTTTCGGTTTTCGGTCTGACCGCGGCCTACCCGCTCGGTATCCTTCTGGCGCTGGGTCGTGCCTCGCACATGAAGGCCGTAAAAGCCCTGTGTGTGGTCTATATCGAATTGATCCGCGGCGTTCCCCTGATCAGCTTGCTGTTCATGTCATCGGTGATATTTCCGCTGTTTCTTCCCGAGGGAGTCACGGTCAACAAAATTTTGCGTGCCCAGGCGGCCATTATTTTTTTTACGGCCGCATACATTGCCGAGGTCGTGCGTGGCGGATTGCAGGCCATCCCCAAAGGCCAATATGAAGCCGCCGACTCGCTGGGGTTGAATTATGTTCAGACCATGCGTCTGATCATCCTGCCCCAGGCGCTCAAAATCGTCATTCCACCGTCGGTGAGTATTCTCATTTCGGCCTTCAAAGATACCTCCCTGGTGGTTATTATTGCCTTGTACGACTTGCTCAAGACCACCAAGTCGGTGCTCTCGGATCCCAAATGGATGGGGTTTTCCGCCGAGGCTTACATATTTCTGGCGCTGGTCTATTTTCTGTGCTGTTATTTCATGTCCAACTACAGCCGGCGTCTGGAGCGTGAACTGGATACGGGGTTTTAA
- the alr gene encoding alanine racemase — protein MPARTLATIHLDHLRANYRQIQQHIKPARLIPVVKANAYGHGAVAVSNCLSDEGAPLLAVAQFQEAMELRDSGIQVPILIFGRLFPDELPAAIRAGFRITLFGEDDIRWIEALGGDRPAVVHVKVETGMGRVGVLPTRQAAFFDRLVHSRCCVWEGLYSHFATADEADKTYARQQLDNFNALINRLESKATRPPMVHMANSGAIIDLPESRFDACRSGIMLYGHYPSPETSKAIPLKQVMALTTVVAHIRRLPAGHNVSYGRRWQTGRETTVAVLPIGYADGVRRQMTGRLQVRIGSRAYPVVGTITMDQLMVDVGDDAVRVGDDVLIWGEASGSVIQVLDVAEAMGTIPYELTCGVSARVRRVVVDNGSDAPG, from the coding sequence ATGCCAGCCCGAACCCTCGCCACCATTCATCTTGATCACCTGCGCGCCAACTACCGCCAAATTCAACAACATATCAAACCGGCCCGCCTGATACCCGTGGTCAAGGCAAACGCTTACGGTCATGGCGCCGTTGCTGTCTCCAACTGCCTGTCCGATGAAGGCGCGCCATTGCTGGCGGTTGCCCAATTTCAGGAGGCCATGGAGTTGCGCGACAGCGGGATCCAGGTGCCCATTCTGATTTTCGGCCGCCTTTTTCCCGACGAACTGCCTGCTGCCATCCGCGCAGGGTTCCGGATTACCCTGTTCGGTGAGGATGACATCCGTTGGATTGAAGCGCTTGGCGGCGATCGGCCGGCCGTGGTGCATGTCAAGGTAGAAACCGGCATGGGGCGGGTAGGCGTGCTACCGACGCGGCAGGCGGCTTTTTTCGATCGGCTGGTGCATTCCCGGTGCTGCGTGTGGGAAGGGTTGTACAGCCATTTCGCCACTGCCGATGAAGCGGACAAAACCTATGCCCGCCAGCAGCTCGACAACTTCAATGCCTTGATCAACCGCCTGGAATCCAAGGCGACACGGCCGCCCATGGTTCACATGGCCAACAGCGGCGCGATTATCGATTTGCCGGAGAGTCGTTTCGATGCCTGTCGGTCCGGTATTATGCTGTACGGTCACTATCCATCCCCGGAGACATCCAAAGCGATCCCCCTGAAACAGGTCATGGCCCTGACAACGGTGGTCGCCCATATCCGGCGCCTGCCCGCCGGTCACAACGTGAGCTATGGACGGCGCTGGCAGACCGGGCGTGAGACGACGGTGGCCGTGCTTCCCATCGGCTACGCGGATGGTGTCCGGCGCCAGATGACCGGCCGGCTCCAGGTAAGGATTGGCAGCCGGGCCTATCCGGTGGTGGGGACCATTACCATGGATCAGCTCATGGTAGATGTGGGCGATGATGCCGTCCGGGTGGGGGATGATGTGCTGATCTGGGGTGAGGCGTCCGGCAGTGTCATCCAGGTGCTCGACGTTGCCGAGGCCATGGGAACCATCCCCTATGAACTGACCTGTGGGGTTTCCGCCAGGGTGCGGCGTGTGGTTGTGGATAACGGATCCGACGCTCCCGGATGA
- a CDS encoding adenylate/guanylate cyclase domain-containing protein, giving the protein MKCPDCHTPVDPDAAICPVCRCRIGPSCVVCGTVNRRGSRFCSACGFVLPCGTDVMPLTPAARTPIKQPAETARPLTPLTPPPSGERKRVTILFSDLSGYTRICQQMDPEDVCEMMNRVFRKIISIILRYEGSIDRIIGDEVLAVFGTPHVHEDDPLRAVHAAMEIHAVVSGMSNRFQDHLIQPLKMHSGIATGLVVTGKTDLATGRHGITGDTVDRALRLTNLAPSGAILVEQRTMTATSGFFLFEKSALGGKWDGVDCMDAYRVLKTAPHPHKIRRVRGLRARLIGREEALAALHNAWLAISRGRGGCVLVTGEAGTGKSRLIAEFKDSLSQTEVRWLEGNAYHYTQTVPYFPIVDLLGRAVDVREHDTDGVIREKLNRELSLLEADTGAIVEIIDRLFTLADKEQARLTPEAWQRKLRQTLMRLIASQSRRTPTVICLEDLHWADPSTVKMVRSILNDANLAVLFVISHRPSQLDFSSDPITNSYYRCTTIELEDFSPEMGQTMVESMLGVTRVPPDLLNFVAEYLGGNPFFIEEMINSLVDDGTLRKSGGQWQLHGTIGTRAFLSDITTVIAARLDSLGDDAKRIVQEASVIGRRFSTRVLKKISNTPERVDESLSVLKSLGLILDSTMGDKPGLCFKHALVQDVAYNSLLRRRRKDLHEKIAEALIRLNGHRIDAISETLAYHFSHGHTLSKAVDYLIRSARKGLKIYAVTEALGYYQKAYQILTAGSPSNDDITAPLLALLIEWFFAFHLRGRYREASVLLKKHESLARMSGNPHIKGMYLACLGGAYQKRERLDTSRNYLLEAMGIGEQTGDYQVIAYACAYLTWTCTDMGRLDDALAFAAKAEAALPRFDVGASLWPSEMDQDLIRSLFFGAAIAHMFRGDSRQCVQLGDRLLAYGKSDNDVNTLSVGYLSHGMGAFVAGDFRTAIQQCSLAVDGSVDSMFACNAHFVKAWATMSLGDFSAADKEFTAIIDFCRSSGYEFIGKTAQALSYVITVAKGDVAVGVEAFNRYVEQYMAIGKHYHVQIAHFLLGCVYLNMVSGNVDRRPSMGLKNLWFFLSHRPRAAKQAETHFKAAVRIAERIGALGMKAQACLNLGRLYRVRRKDDLAEPLVRESLALFERLGATEHFKAATVTMETLM; this is encoded by the coding sequence ATGAAATGCCCTGACTGCCATACTCCCGTGGATCCGGACGCAGCGATTTGTCCGGTATGCCGTTGCCGAATCGGTCCATCGTGCGTGGTCTGTGGAACGGTCAACCGGCGCGGGAGCCGTTTTTGCAGCGCCTGCGGATTTGTCCTGCCGTGCGGAACCGATGTCATGCCGCTGACACCTGCTGCACGAACACCTATAAAACAGCCAGCCGAAACCGCCAGACCGTTAACGCCGCTCACCCCGCCGCCGAGCGGTGAGCGTAAGCGGGTCACCATCCTTTTTTCCGACCTTTCCGGCTATACCAGAATCTGCCAGCAGATGGATCCCGAAGATGTATGCGAGATGATGAACCGGGTTTTCAGGAAGATCATCAGCATTATCCTCAGATATGAAGGTAGCATCGACCGCATTATCGGTGATGAGGTCCTGGCCGTTTTCGGTACCCCCCATGTGCACGAAGACGATCCCCTGCGTGCCGTGCACGCGGCCATGGAGATTCATGCCGTGGTGTCCGGGATGAGCAATCGTTTCCAGGACCATTTGATTCAGCCCCTGAAGATGCATTCGGGCATTGCCACAGGGCTGGTCGTTACCGGCAAGACCGATCTGGCCACCGGCAGACACGGGATCACCGGGGATACGGTAGACCGGGCCTTGCGGTTGACCAATCTGGCACCCTCCGGAGCGATTCTTGTGGAGCAGCGTACCATGACCGCCACGTCGGGGTTCTTTCTCTTCGAGAAAAGCGCCTTGGGCGGGAAGTGGGACGGTGTCGATTGCATGGATGCCTATCGCGTGTTGAAAACCGCCCCCCATCCGCATAAGATCCGCCGGGTGCGGGGTCTGCGTGCCCGCTTGATCGGTCGTGAGGAGGCATTGGCCGCCCTGCATAACGCCTGGCTTGCCATTTCCCGGGGGCGGGGCGGTTGTGTATTGGTCACCGGAGAGGCCGGAACCGGAAAGAGCCGGTTGATTGCGGAATTCAAGGATAGTCTGTCCCAAACCGAGGTACGCTGGCTCGAAGGCAATGCCTACCATTATACCCAGACGGTTCCCTATTTCCCGATCGTCGATCTGTTGGGGCGGGCCGTGGATGTCCGTGAACATGACACCGACGGCGTCATCCGGGAAAAGCTGAACCGGGAGCTCTCCCTGCTGGAGGCCGATACCGGGGCGATTGTCGAGATCATCGATCGTCTGTTTACGCTGGCCGATAAAGAACAGGCCCGATTGACACCGGAAGCATGGCAGCGCAAACTGCGCCAGACCCTGATGCGGCTGATTGCCAGCCAGTCCCGTCGAACCCCCACGGTGATCTGCCTTGAAGATCTTCACTGGGCCGATCCTTCGACAGTGAAGATGGTTCGCAGTATCCTCAATGATGCAAACCTGGCGGTCCTGTTTGTCATTAGCCACCGGCCGAGTCAACTTGACTTCTCTTCCGATCCGATCACCAATTCCTATTACCGGTGTACCACCATTGAACTGGAAGATTTTTCTCCGGAAATGGGACAAACCATGGTCGAATCCATGTTGGGGGTCACCCGGGTTCCACCGGACTTGCTGAATTTTGTCGCCGAGTACCTGGGGGGCAATCCCTTTTTTATCGAAGAGATGATCAATTCGCTGGTCGACGATGGCACGTTGAGGAAGAGTGGCGGTCAATGGCAGTTGCATGGGACCATCGGGACACGTGCCTTCTTATCCGATATCACCACTGTGATTGCCGCCCGCCTTGACAGCCTCGGAGACGACGCCAAACGGATTGTTCAGGAAGCGTCGGTTATCGGCAGGCGCTTTTCAACGCGGGTGCTGAAAAAAATTTCGAATACCCCCGAACGAGTAGATGAAAGCCTGTCTGTCCTCAAGTCTCTCGGACTCATTCTGGACAGTACCATGGGAGATAAGCCCGGTTTGTGTTTCAAACACGCCCTCGTTCAGGATGTCGCTTACAACAGCCTGCTCCGGCGGCGGCGTAAAGACCTCCACGAGAAGATTGCCGAGGCGCTGATCCGCTTGAACGGTCATCGCATCGACGCCATCAGTGAGACCCTGGCCTACCATTTCAGCCATGGCCACACGTTGTCCAAAGCCGTCGACTACCTGATCCGGTCCGCCCGCAAAGGTTTGAAAATCTATGCGGTGACCGAGGCCCTGGGGTATTATCAGAAGGCGTATCAGATATTGACCGCCGGCTCACCGTCGAATGACGATATAACGGCTCCGTTGTTGGCTTTGCTCATCGAATGGTTTTTTGCCTTTCATCTTCGCGGACGGTACCGGGAAGCGTCGGTATTGTTGAAAAAACACGAATCCCTGGCCAGGATGAGCGGCAACCCGCATATCAAAGGCATGTACCTTGCCTGTCTGGGTGGAGCGTACCAGAAGCGGGAACGGCTGGATACGTCGCGGAACTATCTGCTGGAGGCGATGGGCATCGGTGAGCAGACCGGCGATTATCAGGTGATTGCTTACGCCTGCGCCTACCTGACCTGGACCTGTACCGATATGGGGCGGCTTGACGACGCGTTGGCGTTCGCTGCCAAAGCGGAGGCCGCGTTACCGCGTTTCGATGTCGGTGCCTCCCTCTGGCCGTCTGAAATGGACCAGGACCTGATTCGTTCCCTTTTTTTCGGCGCGGCCATCGCCCACATGTTTCGCGGGGACAGCCGGCAGTGCGTCCAGTTGGGGGATCGGCTGCTGGCCTACGGAAAAAGCGATAACGATGTCAATACCCTTTCCGTTGGATATCTGTCCCACGGCATGGGGGCTTTTGTAGCCGGTGATTTCCGCACCGCCATCCAGCAATGCTCCCTGGCCGTGGACGGCTCGGTGGATTCCATGTTTGCCTGCAATGCCCATTTCGTTAAGGCCTGGGCCACCATGTCATTGGGCGATTTCTCCGCGGCGGATAAGGAATTTACGGCAATCATCGACTTCTGCCGGTCGTCGGGCTATGAGTTCATCGGAAAAACCGCACAAGCCCTGTCCTACGTGATTACCGTTGCCAAAGGGGATGTGGCCGTCGGGGTAGAGGCGTTCAACCGGTATGTGGAACAATACATGGCCATCGGGAAGCACTATCACGTTCAGATTGCCCACTTTCTGCTGGGATGTGTTTATCTCAACATGGTATCGGGAAACGTTGATCGGCGGCCTTCCATGGGGCTGAAAAATCTGTGGTTTTTTCTGTCCCACCGGCCACGGGCGGCCAAACAGGCCGAAACCCATTTTAAGGCCGCCGTTCGTATCGCCGAACGGATCGGCGCCCTGGGAATGAAGGCCCAGGCCTGCCTCAATCTGGGGCGGTTGTATCGGGTCCGGCGAAAAGACGACCTGGCCGAACCGTTGGTGCGGGAAAGCCTCGCCCTGTTCGAGCGGCTTGGCGCCACCGAGCATTTCAAAGCGGCAACGGTGACCATGGAGACGTTGATGTAA